From the genome of Aspergillus fumigatus Af293 chromosome 1, whole genome shotgun sequence, one region includes:
- a CDS encoding ICE2 family protein, whose protein sequence is MWLFRILSSALFLTVTVSSIPLAFDVGGKTCGLAFSLSLATFYFIFSLLRLTTPERSWFRSSVIVLIRSTQWIIIPILLIWSLNRFSIDSDNTSSWVERTFSGKRAQDSSVKEWLFGPDGLIETMTIGNWYKLLTWSTPVFQLVEGFCSLLVIQAAGQITRWLVNRGGRSDSWMIALLVLSASIISSSVYFLWRVLQFPEISNVDAALIGVSITCAVILCAWGIGSGRGNPVESSLLFAYVVLCIYQIFTDYQPSFPVEQGSSPSQTGDFPPLPPIIMASYSTLMHALSSLPSIIHAAFNVITAVFSAVTPSVLISLAYRIFVLYASTRIIPAVRESGARALSQEASLDDTDAAGQFLGFLSYFSPSILIAVYTSLLMQHFATTSQAMGGSGQWWSIQGGGGGNLWRWVNLACTLALYAVELWLGENNDLDTGLAGHWKTD, encoded by the exons ATGTGGCTTTTTCGGATCCTCTCGTCGGCCCTCTTCCTGACCGTCACTGTTTCCTCCATCCCACTGGCTTTCGATGTGGGTGGTAAGACGTGCGGCCTGGCGTTTTCTCTATCCTTGGCGACTTTTTACTTCATTTTTTCCCTCCTGAGGCTCACCACCCCTGAGCGATCATGGTTCCGGTCTTCAGTGATTGTCCTTATCCGCTCCACGCAATGGATTATAATACCGATACTTCTGATCTGGTCCCTGAATCGCTTTTCGATTGATAGCGACAACACGAGTAGTTGGGTGGAACGCACATTCAGCGGCAAGAGAGCCCAGGATTCATCGGTCAAGGAGTGGCTTTTTGGACCTGATGGACTCATCGAGACCATGACTATCGGTAACTGGTACAAGCTCCTCACATGGTCGACACCTGTGTTTCAGCTTGTCGAAGGTTTCTGCAGCTTGCTGGTCATACAAGCGGCAGGGCAGATCACCCGTTGGCTCGTTAACCGCGGCGGACGAAGTGATAGCTGGATG ATTGCCCTTTTAGTACTGTCCGCCTCTATCATATCAAGCTCTGTGTACTTTCTTTGGCGCGTTCTTCAATTTCCGGAGATATCGAATGTCGATGCTGCTTTGATCGGTGTATCGATTACGTGTGCTGTGATTCTGTGCGCCTGGGGTATTGGCAGTGGCCGTGGCAACCCTGTCGAAAGCTCACTTCTATTCGCCTACGTCGTGTTGTGCATTTATCAGATCTTCACCGACTACCAGCCGTCGTTCCCAGTTGAGCAGGGCTCTTCGCCCTCTCAGACCGGCGATTTCCCACCCCTTCCGCCTATCATCATGGCATCCTACTCCACACTCATGCATGCTTTGtcttccttgccttccaTCATACATGCAGCTTTCAACGTAATTACTGCCGTCTTCAGCGCTGTAACACCCTCCGTCCTGATTTCGCTCGCATACCGTATCTTCGTCCTGTATGCATCCACTCGAATAATCCCAGCTGTTCGGGAATCTGGGGCACGTGCACTTTCTCAGGAGGCTTCTTTAGATGATACCGATGCTGCGGGTCAATTCTTGGGATTTTTGAGTTACTTTTCCCCGTCGATACTCATCGCTGTTTATACAAGTCTTCTAATGCAACACTTTGCCACAACGTCGCAAGCGATGGGTGGCAGTGGCCAGTGGTGGAGTATtcaaggaggtggaggcgGAAACCTGTGGAGATGGGTCAACCTCGCTTGCACTCTGGCTCTATACGCTGTCGAGCTATGGCTGGGTGAAAACAACGACCTAGATACTGGATTAGCTGGGCACTGGAAAACAGACTGA
- a CDS encoding endosulfine family protein yields MNPHQQNKVDTSSLSPDEQRLLRLYGKMPTKKDLLQNKLKERKYFDSGDYALSKAGKASDVGVTNIGSKHPVPENIPHLTATSPGANNPAAASNGSSASSQGQQHHGSISGHPGSIGFQSRSPVKEASYLQRGTSVDDTEGVDDSAKGGNDPSVSPPPDRDGVPIRR; encoded by the exons ATGAATCCTCATCAACAGAACAAGGTGGACACCAGC TCCTTGAGCCCCGATGAACAGCGTCTGCTTCGTCTCTACGGTAAAATGCCCACCAAGAAAGACCTGCTTCAGAACAAGCTCAAG GAACGAAAATACTTCGATTCGGGCGACTATGCATTGAGCAAAGCCGGTAAAGCTTCGGATGTCGGGGTCACTAATATCGGTTCTAAGCACCCTGTTCCGGAGAACATCCCGCATCTGACTGCTACATCCCCCGGTGCAAACAATCCCGCTGCTGCCAGTAATGGTAGCAGTGCCAGCTCTCAAGGCCAACAGCACCATGGCAGTATTAGCGGTCACCCTGGCTCGATTGGATTTCAGAGTCGGAGCCCCGTGAAGGAAGCAAGCTACTTACAACGCGGAACTAGCGTCGATGATACGGAGGGTGTCGACGATTCAGCAAAGGGGGGGAACGATCCCAGCGTGAGCCCTCCTCCTGATCGCGATGGTGTTCCCATCCGCCGATAG
- a CDS encoding SAM-dependent methyltransferase — MSHQNNVPSARQLTFVVEHLDPELGPWSALEYGCIARESYAAGARFLLSSVPTSLQLPNDLAATQGLEVEHRSVEEIFADRKSKVCLLDPAAQVELSPEDGDIFDVFLFGGILGDDPPRDRTSELRKKGYVGRRLGPKQMTTDTAVRVTRIVAQGKVPLEKIEYVDDPEIIVNKHERIEMPFRYVKGDDGQPIMPAGMVDLIKKDADKAVDDLF; from the exons ATGTCTCATCAGAATAATGTACCGTCGGCTAGACAATTGACCTTCGTGGTCGAACATTTGGACCCAGAGCTGGgtccctggtcagccttgGAATATGGCTGTATTGCACGGGAGTCGTATGCGGCGGGAGCAAGATTTCTTCTCAGCTCTGTGCCGACCTCCTTGCAACTACCAAACGACCTGGCCGCGACACAGGGTCTAGAGGTCGAGCATCGTAGTGTCGAGGAAATCTTCGCAGACCGCAAGTCCAAGGTCTGCCTGTTAGACCCCGCAGCCCAGGTCGAATTGAGCCCCGAAGATGGAGATATCTTTGACGTTTTTCTCTTCGGTGGCATCCTCG GCGACGATCCGCCACGAG ATCGTACATCCGAGCTGAGAAAAAAAGGCTATGTCGGAAGACGACTTGGTCCTAAGCAGATGACTACTGACACGGCCGTGCGAGTGACGCGCATAGTGGCTCAAGGGAAAG TGCCACTGGAAAAGATTGAGTATGTCGATGATCCCGAGATCATTGTCAACAAACATGAGCGGATCGAAATGCCCTTCCGTTATGTAAAAGGAGACGATGGTCAACCCATTATGCCGGCT GGTATGGTTGACCTTATCAAAAAGGATGCTGACAAGGCTGTGGATGACCTGTTTTGA
- a CDS encoding SMP-30/gluconolactonase/LRE family protein: MYLATLTCSFLFARLALTQTGVIDPISEDCGPSVVCVNHYANVLPYHFYRNISTSQAATTIGDTVVANGTSLPNIKSADFVVYDKERGLKILGTQPTYKYMFAVSDAVHEAPVYVAAQNKLYLSQLAPPAGYLPQLVVDLNQDPPTLSEFLSDPPVYAPNGGTFYNGRVIWGASGGNRSIGGTEQRPGLRTLDPETNKSVILLNNYYGYYFNTVDDLAVHGKTGDIWFTDPQYSWFNKLTDTPPQLPSATYRYNPKSGAVFVVDDSLSQPNGIAFNPDYSIVYISDTGAVSGPVDPKFGHPGTPFNATGPRTIYAFDVSKDGTTASNKRPVYLSAGYVPDGLKVAANGYIVTGNGRGVDVLDPHGQLLLTIQTNYTVQNFAWTGPKLKTLWLMGSGGISKVEWDLAGQELK, from the exons ATGTATTTGGCCACCTTGACGtgttctttcctttttgcaCGGCTGGCTCTTACGCAGACCGGCGTTATTGATCCCATCTCGGAGGACTGCGGCCCTTCGGTTGTATGCGTCAATCATTATGCAAATGTGCTGCC ATATCATTTCTATCGAAACATATCCACCTCTCAGGCTGCCACAACCATTGGTGACACGGTAGTAGCAAATGGCACTTCACTACCGAACATAAAATCGGCCGACTTCGTTGTTTATGATAAGGAAAGAGGCCTAAAGATCCTTGGAACTCAGCCTACTTACAAGTATATGTTTGCTGTCTCGGATGCCGTGCATGAGGCTCCGGTATATGTTGCCGCACAGAACAAGCTCTACTTGTCCCAATTAGCACCTCCAGCAGGCTATCTCCCGCAGCTTGTTGTCGACTTGAACCAAGATCCGCCTACGCTATCAGAATTTCTCTCCGATCCTCCGGTCTACGCGCCCAATGGGGGTACATTCTACAATGGCAGGGTGATCTGGGGAGCCTCTGGCGGTAACCGGTCGATCGGTGGCACTGAGCAGCGGCCTGGATTGAGAACGCTCGACCCTGAAACCAACAAAAGCGTCATTCTGCTCAACAACTATTATGGTTATTACTTCAATACGGTCGACGATCTCGCAGTGCACGGCAAAACGGGCGACATTTGGTTCACAGACCCGC AATACTCATGGTTCAATAAGCTCACTGATACACCACCTCAGCTTCCATCTGCTACATACAGATACAACCCTAAATCTGGCGCCGTTTTTGTGGTTGATGACAGCCTTAGTCAGCCCAATGGCATCGCATTCAATCCGGATTACTCGATTGTGTACATCAGCGACACTGGCGCAGTGAGTGGGCCGGTCGATCCCAAATTCGGCCACCCGGGAACACCTTTTAATGCCACAGGCCCCAG AACCATCTATGCCTTTGACGTGAGCAAAGACGGCACCACAGCTTCTAACAAGCGACCTGTTTATCTGTCTGCTGGATATGTTCCAGACGGTCTCAAGGTTGCTGCCAATGGGTACATTGTGACCGGCAATGGACGGGGCGTTGACGTTCTCGATCCTCATGGCCAGCTTTTGTTGACCATACAAACCAATTATACCGTGCAGAACTTCGCATGGACTGGCCCAAAACTGAAGACACTCTGGTTGATGGGGTCTGGGGGTATTTCCAAGGTCGAATGGGATCTTGCAGGCCAGGAGCTAAAGTAG
- the sonA gene encoding putative nuclear pore complex protein (SonA), with translation MSLFGNVGATSTTAGQTNTTGDISKDVPLSSPPEDGISDLRFSPASEHLAVASWDKKVRIYEINEQGQSEGKALFEHEAPVLNCCWSPDGTKVVGAGADKAARMLDLAANATTPVQVAAHDAPIRCCHMIPNPAGNSPLLVTGSWDKTIKYWDLRQSTPIATVECQERVYTMDVKNKLLVVGTADRYIDIINLDNPTKFYKTIQSPLKWQTRVVSCFTDATGFAVGSIEGRCAIQYVEDKDSSSNFSFKCHRETPPNQRDINNIYSVNAISFHPVHGTFSTAGSDGTFHFWDKDAKHRLKGYPSVGGTISSTAFNRNGNIFAYAVSYDWSKGYSANTQQLPNKVMLHPVAPEEVKPRPGTRKR, from the exons ATGTCGTTATTCGGGAACGTCGGCGCTACGTCGACAACAGCTGGTCAAACAAACACCACAGGCGATATCTCCAAAGATGTACCGCTCAGCTCGCCGCCCGAAGACGGCATCTCTGATCTTCGGTTTTCTCCCGCAAGCGAACATCTCGCGGTAGCTTCATGGGACAAGAAGGTCCGCATCTACGAGATCAACGAACAGGGTCAGAGTGAAGGGAAAGCTCTTTTCGAGCATGAAGCTCCAGTCTTGAATTGTTGCTGGTCACCG GATGGAACGAAAGTCGTCGGAGCAGGTGCCGACAAAGCTGCACGGATGCTGGATCTCGCAGCCAACGCTACTACACCCGTTCAAGTCGCTGCCCACGATGCTCCTATCCGATGCTGCCATATGATACCTAATCCAGCTGGAAactctcctcttcttgtgaCTGGTTCATGGGACAAGACCATCAAATACTGGGACCTGCGGCAATCCACCCCTATTGCGACGGTGGAGTGCCAGGAGCGCGTCTACACCATGGATGTTAAGAACAAGCTACTAGTGGTGGGAACGGCAGATCGATACATTGATATCATCAATCTTGACAATCCCACAAAGTTTTATAAGACCATTCAGTCACCACTCAAGTGGCAAACACGGGTAGTCAGCTGCTTTACGGATGCCACTGGTTTCGCTGTTGGCAGTATCGAAGGACGTTGCGCCATTCAATATGTTGAGGACAAGGACTCTAGTTCCaacttcagcttcaagtGTCATCGCGAAACTCCTCCAAACCAACGAGATATCAACAACATTTACTCGGTGAATGCCATCTCCTTCCATCCGGTCCACGGCACCTTCAGCACTGCAGGTAGCGACGGTACCTTCCATTTCTGGGACAAGGATGCCAAGCATCGTTTGAAGGGATACCCGTCTGTGGGAGGCACGATCTCCAGCACCGCCTTCAACCGTAACGGTAACATCTTTGCATATGCTGTCAGCTACGATTGGAGTAAAGGATATTCAGCGAACACGCAACAACTTCCCAACAAGGTCATGCTCCACCCAGTAGCGCCAGAGGAGGTGAAGCCAAGACCTGGTACCCGGAAGAGGTAG
- a CDS encoding Yae1 family protein yields MEKNILDGLLDLEEEFYQEGYNLGATDGAQAGYTEGSVFAVEKGFEKFLELGRLYGKALVWAQRLADSEISRNSSQESDGTDTRKSQPYNEGDLLLEPFVCKEMLPLPSSSRLAKNLEILLELVDPASLPMENTEEAVTDVDERLKGAAIKAKLIQRALGEREGASDIHPDVKDTQVAGDGTGSIEDISSLKQNSGGWSLNRTFSVHMAADPAISPALGLSPGMRSSSGVINDDR; encoded by the exons ATGGAAAAAAATATACTTGACGGTCTTCTCGACCTGGAAGAGGAATTCTACCAAGAGGGCTATAACTTGGGTGCAACTGACGGTGCCCAGGCTGGTTACACTGAAGGAAGCGTGTTTGCCGTTGAGAAAGGCTTCGAAAAGTTTCTTGAATTGGGAAGACTATATGGCAAAGCACTCGTCTGGGCCCAGAGGCTCGCAGACTCTGAAATCTCTCGGAATTCGTCACAGGAGAGTGACGGAACAGATACCCGCAAATCTCAGCCATATAATGAGGGTGATCTTCTCTTGGAACCATTCGTATGCAAGGAGATGCTGCCTCTCCCCTCCAGTTCACGGCTGGCCAAAAACCTCGAGATTCTACTCGAATTAGTTGATCCAGCTTCGTTGCCTATGGAGAACACGGAAGAAGCTGTCACAGATGTTGATGAGCGTCTTAAGGGCGCTGCAATCAAGGCCAAGCTTATCCAGCGAGCGCTTGGAGAGCGGGAGGGCGCATCAGACATCCATCCTGACGTCAAGGATACCCAGGTAGCCGGTGATGGAACAGGGAGCATTGAAGATATTAGTTCACTGAAG cagaaCTCTGGAGGTTGGTCTCTTAATCGGACTTTCTCCGTCCACATGGCAGCCGACCCGGCAATCTCCCCGGCTCTCGGTCTTAGCCCTGGAATGCGAAGCTCATCGGGTGTTATCAATGACGATCGCTAA
- a CDS encoding methionine--tRNA ligase MES1 yields MASETKILPKKGERNILVTSALPYVNNVPHLGNIVGSVLSADVFARYHKACGRQTLYICGTDEYGTATETKALEEKVTPEELCAKYNKIHQEVYEWFEIGFDHFGRTPTQQHTEISQAIFKRLYDNGYLTEKTAEQPFCEAHGSFLADRYVEGECPRCHYEDARGDQCDKCGHLLDPFDLIKPRCKLDGATPVRRSTKHIHLLLDKLQPEIENWVLPAMEKGNWPKNSRDITKAWLKEGLKDRGITRDLKWGVPVPLPGFENKVLYVWFEACIGYPSITANYTADWEKWWRNPEEVELYQFLGKDNVPFHSVIFPGCELGTKDKWTMLHHLSTTEYLNYEGGKFSKSRGVGVFGNNARQTGVPPDVWRYYLLKNRPETGDTQFEWRSFVECNNSELLAKLGNLVNRVVKLIAASYNSTIPEFTVPESFQPNLDEITSLLRQYIEEMEGVHLRPGINTAMRLAEAGNGFIQANRLDNALIANEPDRAAAVVGTVINLIHLLSSVFAPYLPATSKSILEQLNAPFGVIPSLDELKDGWKPVALKGGHKIGKAKYLFSRIDPKKADEWRELFGGSQADRQKKEDEAAKAAAKKAANKASKLKKKEKKAAQAAGTSVEASAKGGAEVIDTTTEGKNDEAVEKVVDGMAQVTIPTS; encoded by the exons ATGGCTTCAGAAACCAAGATTTTGCCCAAGAAGGGCGAGCGGAACATTCTCGTCACAAGTGCTCTGCCTTATGTCAATAATGTGCCTCACTTGGGCAACATTGTAGGTTCAGTTCTCAGTGCCGACGTCTTCGCCAG ATATCACAAAGCTTGCGGACGACAGACTCTCTATATCTGTGGAACAGATGAGTACGGCACTGCAACGGAGACGAAGGccttggaggagaaggtgacgCCGGAGGAACTCTGTGCCAAATACAACAAGATCCATCAGGAGGTGTACGAGTGGTTCGAAATCGGTTTCGACCATTTCGGCCGCACTCCCACTCAGCAGCACACAGAAATCTCGCAGGCAATCTTTAAGAGGCTTTACGATAATGGATACCTAACGGAGAAGACCGCGGAACAGCCATTCTGCGAGGCGCACGGGTCTTTTTTAGCGGACCGCTATGTCGAGGGAGAATGCCCGCGATGCCACTACGAAGATGCACGAGGAGATCAGTGCGACAAGTGCGGCCACCTTCTCGATccttttgatctcatcaaacCTCGCTGTAAGCTCGATGGAGCTACGCCCGTGCGCCGCTCCACGAAACATAttcaccttcttcttgacAAGCTGCAGCCTGAGATTGAGAACTGGGTTCTTCCCGCCATGGAGAAAGGCAACTGGCCCAAGAATTCTAGGGACATCACCAAGGCATGGTTGAAAGAAGGCTTAAAGGACCGTGGCATCACCAGAGATCTCAAATGGGGTGTTCCAGTTCCCCTCCCTGGATTCGAGAATAAAGTTCTCTACGTGTGGTTCGAAGCCTGCATCGGCTATCCGTCGATCACGGCCAACTACACTGCAGACTGGGAGAAATGGTGGCGCAATCCAGAGGAGGTTGAATTGTATCAGTTCCTTGGCAAGGATAATGTGCCCTTTCACAGTGTGATTTTCCCTGGATGCGAGCTCGGAACCAAGGATAAGTGGACCATGCTGCACCATCTCAGTACCACTGAATATCTGAACTACGAGGGAGGCAAGTTTAGCAAGTCTAGAGGAGTCGGCGTCTTCGGAAACAACGCCAGGCAGACTGGCGTGCCCCCGGATGTGTGGAGGTACTACCTATTGAAGAATCGTCCGGAGACTGGCGACACCCAGTTCGAATGGCGTTCGTTCGTCGAATGCAATAACAGCGAATTGTTGGCCAAATTGGGTAACCTGGTTAACCGTGTCGTCAAGCTGATCGCAGCTTCGTATAACTCCACTATTCCTGAGTTCACCGTTCCCGAGAGTTTTCAGCCGAACTTGGACGAGATCACAAGCCTCCTGCGACAGTACAttgaagagatggaaggtgTGCATCTTCGTCCAGGTATTAACACCGCGATGAGGCTCGCGGAGGCTGGAAACGGTTTCATCCAGGCCAACCGACTTGACAACGCCCTCATTGCCAACGAACCTGACCGGGCTGCCGCAGTTGTTGGTACCGTCATCAATCTGATCCACCTTCTCTCCAGTGTCTTTGCTCCTTACCTTCCTGCTACCTCCAAGTCTATTCTCGAGCAGCTGAACGCGCCCTTTGGAGTCATCCCATCTCTCGATGAACTCAAAGATGGCTGGAAACCAGTGGCCCTGAAGGGAGGCCACAAGATCGGTAAGGCCAAATATCTCTTCTCTCGCATCGACCCGAAGAAGGCCGATGAATGGCGTGAGCTCTTCGGCGGTTCTCAGGCAGAcagacagaagaaggaggatgaagctGCCAAAGCTGCTGCCAAGAAGGCAGCCAACAAAGCGAgcaaattgaagaagaaggagaagaaagcggcACAGGCAGCTGGAACTAGTGTTGAGGCTTCCGCTAAGGGAGGTGCTGAGGTCATTGATACTACTACGGAGGGGAAGAACGATGAAGCGGTTGAGAAGGTTGTCGATGGCATGGCCCAGGTCACGATCCCAACATCCTGA
- the myg1 gene encoding MYG1 family protein — MLRLRQLFKMADETVAKKLKTSPPLIGTHNGHFHADEALAVYLLRQLPTYASSPLIRTRDPAQLATCHTVVDVGGEYDPASNRYDHHQRTFSTTFPNHNTRLSSAGLVYMHFGRAIIAQHTSLPLDHEDVTLLYEKLYTDFIEAVDANDNGVSVYDPAALASANIEKRFRDGGITIASVVNDMNNPDPTCPPGEPQDEDSLFNRASTFMGHVFTRKLHHAFTSWLPARATVGAAYQSRREVHPSGRIIILPQGGVPWKEHLYNFEKEASGAGDINPDEQVYYVLYPESATEGSKWRVQCVSVNEGSFESRKPLPESWRGVRDADLDGCLAAEAEKSGKPKIPEGAVFVHASGFIGGHKTKEGAFAMAVRSLEL, encoded by the exons ATGCTGCGATTGCGACAGCTGTTCAAAATGGCTGATGAAACTGTTGCGAAGAAACTGAAGACCTCCCCTCCTTTGATCGGAACTCATAA CGGTCATTTCCACGCCGACGAGGCCCTGGCCGTCtatcttcttcgccagctccCGACCTATGCCTCCTCACCTCTGATTCGTACGAGAGATCCGGCTCAACTGGCCACATGCCACACCGTTGTCGATGTTGGTGGAGAGTATGACCCAGCTAGCAACCGCtatgatcatcatcagcgcACCTTTTCAACCACCTTCCCAAACCACAACACCAGGCTTTCCTCCGCCGGCTTAGTGTACATGCACTTTGGTCGGGCGATCATTGCCCAACATACTTCACTCCCGCTGGATCACGAGGATGTTACCTTGCTCTATGAGAAGCTTTACACGGATTTCATTGAAGCGGTTGATGCCAACGACAACGGTGTCTCAGTCTACGATCCAGCGGCTCTGGCATCGGCCAACATTGAGAAACGTTTTAGGGACGGTGGTATCACAATCGCTTCGGTGGTCAACGATATGAACAACCCTGACCCTACTTGCCCACCTGGAGAGCCCCAAGATGAGGATAGTCTCTTCAACAGGGCAAGCACGTTTATGGGACACGTCTTCACTCGCAAATTGCACCATGCATTTACTTCATGGCTTCCGGCTCGGGCGACCGTTGGCGCTGCCTACCAGTCCCGTCGCGAAGTTCATCCCTCTGGCCGTATTATCATTCTTCCACAGGGCGGTGTTCCTTGGAAGGAGCATCTCTACAATTTCGAGAAGGAAGCCTCAGGCGCTGGGGACATCAATCCCGACGAGCAGGTCTACTATGTACTCTACCCCGAGAGCGCTACTGAAGGATCCAAGTGGCGCGTCCAGTGTGTTTCAGTAAATGAGGGTAGCTTCGAGTCCCGCAAACCATTACCAGAAAGCTGGCGTGGCGTTCGTGATGCCGATCTGGATGGCTGCCTTGCTGCTGAAGCCGAGAAGTCTGGTAAGCCTAAGATCCCAGAGGGTGCAGTCTTTGTTCATGCCAGCGGCTTCATTGGTGGACACAAGACAAAGGAAGGTGCATTTGCCATGGCTGTTCGGTCATTGGAGCTATAA